One stretch of Prunus persica cultivar Lovell chromosome G1, Prunus_persica_NCBIv2, whole genome shotgun sequence DNA includes these proteins:
- the LOC18791459 gene encoding disease resistance protein RGA2, which produces MASVLTFATEGILTKLTSLAAHEISLAWGFKAELNRLRKTLSTIEGYLADVDQGPQGRSKSVEDWVTNLKRLAQDADDVLDEFNYELLRRKVEIRNHMKKKVLNFFSFSNPVAFRLKIAHKIQKINASLKKLKSDASVIGLVSNKIDAVPQGIRGRIQTDSFPEKDGIIVGREEVVSNIVTTLTNSNINQENLAVMAIVGMAGLGKTTLAKSVYNDNSVIKYFEKRIWVCVSDPFNINVILICMLESLNPSKATVRENQDALVKYLEEELREKRYLLVLDDVWNEDSEKWESLMSYLSKLNSPGSKIIVTTRSGIVASLTETLPRPELKLLSTDECWFILKHVVCSDGSSDIPHDLERIGREIAKNCEGLPLMAKVLGGILHSKKSTSEWSRIKGNRIWDLPKTEDKIMSVLKLSFDNLESPTLKQCFSYCSAFMKDAEMERDDLIQLWMAQGFLHPSPEKSNLEMEDIGNEYFDILFQSSLFQNATVDDDGIVTGCKMHDLVHDLAECVSESRSMMPDFQEIQDIATPIIERIPEGSSGKLRSLFSNAEALPRNMLPGFKALRVLNLYEADIKELPSSIEKLKHLRYLNISETRIERLPNSIGKLYNLQTLRATYCDLEEFPKDIQNLINLRYVYCDAGAKFPVGVLGRLTSLRKLPYSYKDYKVMGREIEELAALNQLKGKLIICNLEHVRNGDEARIAKLKDKKNVRHFLFKWTKNRSTTNNNEEDHVLEGLQPHSELERLEIRYFMGSKFPSWMIELDNLKEIKLRGCEKVPTLGHLPHLTVVWIDVMNNLKCVGAEIYGSDLVYNKTGIKEVVVFPALKELHIHDCKELIEWMEAPEQVMVFPCLEKLDIRNCPNLRKVPSHFLSLKKLKIQGNKELTCLPKGMLLKIEGMEIRDCEKLTCIAPDVFGCCAYLRKLVAENCPSLQSIPDLNLFTSLRELSIENCERLESLVSSGPVYVVQLFIDGSSALQSIPDLHSFTSLRELSIQNCERLESLVSNGPVSVVELSIIKCSGLESIPALNLFTSLRELIIERCWRLESLASNGPVSVVKLSIDKCWDLQSIPALKLFTSLRELIIEGCRRLESLVSSGLVYVVKLSIDKCWGLQSIPALNLFTSLCELSIKNCERLKSLVSSGPVSVVKLSIDKCWGLQSIPTLNLFTSLLKLSIQNCGRLESLMSSEPISVVELSIIKCSGLKSIPTLNLFTSLHKLIIEGCRRLESLVSSGLQLPASLVHLEIRDVPNIESLPSLDNLTSLSELVIVNCGKLKYLPTGLHCYTSLKTLELGGIWEELDSFPDFHLGHSVQSIPDLNLFTSLGKLIIKRYWRLESLVSSGLQLPASLVHLEIRDAPNLESLPSLDNLTSLSELVIVNCGKLKYLPIGLHCCSSLKTLELGVIWEELDSFPDFHLGSSQLQRLELLGWPKLKSLPQQIQHLTSLTYLWIEGFDGVEALEDWLGNLTSLGTLQIWRCKKLMYLPSVTAMQRLTKLQILGISGCPLLKERCTEDSGPEWPKISHIPYITGK; this is translated from the exons ATGGCATCTGTGCTTACTTTTGCCACCGAGGGAATATTGACGAAGCTGACTTCCCTTGCTGCTCACGAAATCAGTCTTGCCTGGGGATTCAAAGCTGAACTAAACAGGCTTCGCAAAACACTGTCCACCATTGAAGGTTACTTAGCCGACGTTGACCAGGGACCACAAGGTCGGAGCAAGTCCGTAGAAGATTGGGTGACGAATCTTAAACGCCTAGCTCAAGATGCAGATGATGTCTTGGATGAATTCAACTATGAACTTCTCCGGCGCAAAGTAGAAATCCGAAATCATATGAAGAAAAAGGTACTCAACTTCTTTTCATTCTCCAATCCGGTTGCATTCCGCCTTAAAATTGCACATAAAATTCAGAAGATCAATGCATCCTTGAAGAAACTCAAGAGTGATGCATCTGTCATTGGACTTGTTTCCAATAAAATAGATGCAGTCCCTCAAGGAATTAGAGGACGCATACAAACCGACTCATTTCCTGAAAAAGATGGAATCATCGTTGGCAGGGAGGAGGTTGTGTCAAACATAGTTACAACCTTGACCAACTCCAACATCAATCAAGAAAATCTTGCTGTTATGGCCATTGTGGGAATGGCAGGGCTGGGAAAGACAACTTTGGCCAAGTCAGTGTACAATGATAATTCAGTAATAAAGTATTTTGAAAAAAGGATATGGGTGTGTGTATCTGATCCTTTTAACATCAATGTGATTTTGATCTGCATGTTAGAATCTCTTAACCCATCAAAAGCCACTGTAAGAGAAAATCAAGATGCACTGGTTAAATACCTTGAAGAagagttgagagagaaaagataCTTGCTGGTACTTGATGATGTTTGGAATGAAGATTCGGAGAAATGGGAAAGTTTGATGAGCTATTTGTCAAAGTTGAATTCTCCAGGAAGCAAAATTATTGTCACTACCCGCAGTGGCATAGTTGCATCACTCACAGAAACACTTCCGCGGCCTGAATTGAAACTTCTGTCAACAGATGAATGCTGGTTCATATTGAAACATGTAGTTTGCTCAGATGGTAGTTCTGATATACCTCATGATTTAGAGAGAATTGGACGGGAGATTGCTAAAAATTGTGAAGGTCTACCATTGATGGCAAAG GTTTTGGGAGGCATTTTGCATTCTAAAAAGAGTACTTCCGAATGGTCTAGAATTAAAGGCAATAGAATATGGGACTTACCAAAGACAGAAGATAAAATCATGTCAGTCTTGAAGTTGAGTTTCGATAATTTGGAATCACCAACATTGAAGCAATGTTTTTCATATTGCTCAGCGTTCATGAAAGATGCCGAGATGGAAAGAGATGACTTGATTCAACTTTGGATGGCTCAAGGATTCCTCCATCCTTCTCCTGAAAAAAGTAATCTAGAGATGGAGGATATAGGtaatgaatattttgatattctaTTCCAAAGTTCCTTATTTCAAAATGCTACAGTGGATGATGATGGCATTGTTACTGGATGCAAGATGCACGATCTTGTGCACGATCTTGCAGAATGTGTATCCGAATCTAGAAGCATGATGCCAGACTTCCAAGAGATTCAAGATATTGCAACTCCCATTATAGAAAGAATTCCAGAAGGAAGTAGTGGGAAATTGAGATCACTGTTTTCGAATGCTGAAGCACTACCTCGAAACATGTTGCCAGGGTTTAAAGCTTTACGTGTCTTAAATTTATATGAGGCAGATATTAAGGAGCTCCCAAGTTCAATCGAAAAGCTGAAACACTTGAGGTATCTTAACATTTCCGAAACAAGAATCGAAAGACTCCCAAATTCTATTGGCAAGCTATATAACCTACAGACATTAAGAGCAACATACTGTGATCTTGAAGAATTTCCAAAAGACATACAAAACTTGATCAACTTGAGATATGTTTATTGTGACGCGGGAGCGAAATTTCCAGTTGGGGTATTAGGGAGATTAACTAGCCTCCGAAAATTACCTTACTCTTATAAGGATTATAAGGTGATGGGTAGGGAAATTGAGGAGCTGGCTGCCTTGAATCAATTGAAGGGTAAATTgattatttgtaatttggaaCATGTAAGGAATGGAGATGAGGCAAGGATAGCTAAATTAAAGGATAAGAAAAATGTACGccactttttatttaaatggaCGAAAAACAGGTCAACAACCAATAATAATGAAGAGGATCATGTACTAGAAGGCCTCCAGCCGCATTCTGAGTTGGAAAGGCTAGAGATTCGATATTTCATGGGTTCTAAATTTCCATCATGGATGATTGAGCTTGACAATTTAAAGGAGATTAAGCTTAGGGGGTGTGAAAAAGTCCCAACACTTGGCCATCTACCTCATCTTACAGTTGTTTGGATTGATGTAATGAATAATCTAAAATGTGTTGGAGCAGAGATTTATGGAAGTGATCTTGTTTATAATAAGACAGGTATAAAGGAAGTGGTTGTATTTCCAGCACTGAAAGAATTACACATTCATGATTGCAAGGAGCTAATTGAATGGATGGAAGCACCAGAACAAGTCATGGTGTTTCCTTGCCTGGAGAAGCTGGATATCCGGAATTGTCCCAACCTGAGAAAGGTTCCCAGTCATTTTTTATCCCTGAAGAAGTTGAAGATACAAGGTAATAAGGAGCTTACATGTCTGCCTAAAGGGATGTTGTTGAAGATAGAAGGTATGGAGATAAGAGATTGTGAGAAGTTAACTTGTATTGCCCCCGATGTCTTTGGTTGTTGTGCATATCTTCGAAAGTTGGTTGCAGAGAATTGTCCTAGTTTACAATCTATTCCAGATTTAAACCTCTTCACATCCCTTCGTGAATTGAGCATTGAAAATTGTGAGAGATTAGAAAGTTTGGTGAGTAGTGGGCCAGTCTATGTTGTGCAGTTGTTTATAGATGGTTCTAGTGCTCTACAATCTATTCCAGATTTGCACAGCTTCACATCCCTTCGTGAATTGAGCATTCAAAATTGTGAGAGATTAGAAAGTTTGGTGAGTAATGGGCCTGTCTCTGTAGTGGAGTTGAGTATAATTAAATGTAGTGGTCTAGAATCTATTCCAGCTTTAAACCTCTTCACATCCCTCCGTGAACTGATCATTGAAAGGTGTTGGAGGTTAGAAAGTTTGGCGAGTAATGGGCCCGTCTCTGTCGTGAAGTTGAGTATAGATAAATGTTGGGATCTACAATCTATTCCAGCTTTAAAACTCTTCACATCCCTCCGTGAACTGATCATTGAAGGGTGTCGAAGGTTGGAAAGTTTGGTGAGTAGTGGGCTCGTCTATGTTGTGAAGTTGAGTATAGATAAATGTTGGGGTCTACAATCTATTCCAGCTTTAAACCTCTTCACATCCCTTTGTGAATTGAGCATTAAAAATTGTGAGAGATTAAAAAGTTTGGTGAGTAGTGGGCCCGTCTCTGTTGTGAAGTTGAGTATAGATAAATGTTGGGGTCTACAATCTATTCCAACTTTAAACCTCTTCACATCACTCCTTAAATTGAGCATTCAAAATTGTGGGAGATTAGAAAGTTTGATGAGTAGTGAGCCCATCTCTGTTGTGGAGTTGAGTATAATTAAATGTAGTGGTCTAAAATCTATTCCAACTTTAAACCTCTTCACATCCCTCCATAAACTGATCATTGAAGGATGTCGTAGGTTAGAAAGTTTGGTGAGTAGTGGCCTACAACTGCCCGCCTCTCTTGTGCACTTGGAAATAAGAGATGTCCCTAATATAGAGAGTCTTCCAAGTTTAGACAACCTCACATCTCTCTCTGAGTTGGTGATTGTTAATTGTGGGAAATTAAAATATCTGCCCACAGGGCTACACTGCTACACCAGTTTGAAGACATTGGAACTTGGTGGGATCTGGGAAGAGCTCGATTCCTTCCCTGATTTCCATCTTGGACACAGTGTACAATCTATTCCAGATTTAAACCTCTTCACATCTCTCGGTAAACTAATCATTAAAAGGTATTGGAGGTTAGAAAGTTTGGTGAGTAGTGGTCTACAACTGCCTGCCTCTCTTGTGCACTTGGAAATAAGAGATGCCCCTAATTTAGAGAGTCTTCCAAGTTTAGACAACCTCACATCTCTCTCTGAGTTGGTGATTGTGAATTGTGGGAAATTAAAATATCTGCCCATAGGGCTACACTGCTGCTCCAGTTTGAAGACATTGGAACTTGGTGTGATCTGGGAAGAGCTCGATTCCTTCCCTGATTTCCATCTTGGATCATCACAACTTCAAAGATTAGAGTTGTTGGGGTGGCCCAAGCTCAAGTCTCTGCCTCAACAAATTCAACACCTCACTTCTCTAACATATTTGTGGATAGAGGGTTTCGATGGAGTGGAGGCTCTTGAGGATTGGTTGGGTAACCTTACATCCCTTGGGACGCTACAGATTTGGAGATGCAAGAAGCTGATGTATCTACCTAGTGTCACAGCTATGCAACGCctcaccaaattacaaatccTAGGAATTTCTGGATGTCCCCTTTTGAAGGAAAGATGCACCGAGGACAGCGGCCCAGAATGGCCTAAGATTTCTCACATTCCATATATCAccg gtAAATGA